The DNA region CGAGGAGGTCGCCCAGTTCGCCGGGATCCCGGTGGACCGCGTGCGCCGCTTCGAGGGACCCGTGCTCGCCGAGCGCGCGTTCATGGCCGAGCGTGCCCGGAAGACTCCCGTGCGCCGTCCCGGCGAGAACGCCGGCCCCCAGCTCGGTGAGGCGGTGCAGGAGCGCCTCCTGCTGCGCGGCGCGGACAGGGAGACCGTCCAGTGGGATTCCTGGCGCCGGGACGACGGCACCTGGGAGGTCCTCCTGGTCTACCGCGTGGCGGGCGAACCCCACTCGGCGAGCTGGACCTACGACCCGCCGCGGCGGCTGGTCCAGGCCGTGGACGAAGAGGCGCGCTCGCTGATCGGCGAGACCGATGACGTGGCCGCCCCGGAGCCGAGCTTCCCGTTCGTGCCCCGGATCGCGCGGCTTCCGCGGGACCGGCCGCTGGACCGTGCACTCGACCGTCAGATCGAGCGGCCCGCCCCGCCCGCACCCGAGCCCGAGGAGCGGTTCGGCGGCGTGTCCGCAGTCGAGCGCGACTCGCTGACGAGCCTGCTGGAGGCCGTGCCGAGCTTCCGTGGCGACATGGTGGTGCCGGAGCGCCCCTCCCAGCCCGAGCCGCCGGCGATCGAACCCGCGTCCCAGGAGCCCGAGGCGGACGAGCCCCCGGCCGCGGTGGCGTCCGCGGGTGCCGGTTCGGCCTATGCCGATGTCCTGATGCCGCGTGCGGTGGCCGGCCATCGCGACCGGCTGACGGGGACGACCGACCGGCAGGCCGAGGCGGACGGAGTCCGTCCGGGCCGCAGGGCCGCCGTGCCCAGCTGGGACGAGATCGTCTTCGGCACCCGCAGGAAGAAGCAGGACTGAGGCCCGGTGCAGGGTTGACAGGCCGCGGCACCGCAGCGGCAGCAAGCACGACGGACGGCGCTCCTGCGCCGGAGCGCCCCTGAGCGCCGTGGCGCCCCTGCGCGCGACGAGGGCCCGCACGCCACCGCGTGCGGGCCCTCTGCCGTGCGGGCGCTCTGCCGTGAGGGCCCTGCGTTCCGTCAGCGGGGGTCCGGCCCGGTGGCGACGGGACGGGACTCGTCCGAGGACCACTCGGACCAGGAGCCCGCGTACAGAGCCGCCCGCTGTCCGGCGATCTCCAGCGCCAGCACCTCGTGCGCGCCCGAGACGCCCGATCCGCAGTAGACGCCCACCTCGGCCCCGCCGTCCACGCCCAGGGCGGCGAAGCGGGAGGCCAATGCCTCGGCGGGAAGGAAGCGCCCGTCCTCGGCCACGTTGCCGGTGGTCGGCGCGGAGACCGCTCCGGGGATGTGGCCGCCCACGCGGTCGATCGGTTCCACGTCCCCCCGGTAGCGCTCGGCGGCCCGCGCGTCGAGGAGCAGTCCGGAGTGGGCGAGTGCCGCGGCGCCGTCCGCGTCCAGCAGGGGCAGCGCGCCGGGCTCGGGCCGGAAGTCGCCGGGAGCTGGGTGCGGTGTCTCGTCGCTGAGTTCGCCGGTCCAGGCGGCGAGACCGCCGTCGAGCACCCGGACATCACGGTGCCCCGTCCAGCGGAGCAGCCACCAGGCGCGGGCCGCCGCCCAGCCCTGGCCTCCGTCGTAGACCACCACCGGCGTGTCCGGCGAGACTCCCGCACGCCGCATGACGGCCCCGAAGGCCTCCGGGTCCGGCAAGGGGTGCCGGCCGCCGCCGCCTGCCGGGCCGGCGAGCTCCGCGTCGAGATCGACGAACACCGCGCCGGGGATGTGCCCGGCCTCGTAGTCGGCGCGGCCGTGCGGGCCGCCGAGCTGCCAGCGGACGTCCAGGAGCACCGGCGGACGCGGTCCGGTCGATTCGCTCACGTATTCGGATGCGGTGATGATGGGCTTCATGGGTGCCATCTTCGCGCAGGGACTCCGGCCTCCGGCACGATGCCGGGCGCGACTGTGGCA from Streptomyces sp. B1I3 includes:
- the sepH gene encoding septation protein SepH, translated to MPELRVVAVSNDGTRLVLKAADSTEYTLPIDERLRAAVRNDRARLGQIEIEVESHLRPRDIQARIRAGASAEEVAQFAGIPVDRVRRFEGPVLAERAFMAERARKTPVRRPGENAGPQLGEAVQERLLLRGADRETVQWDSWRRDDGTWEVLLVYRVAGEPHSASWTYDPPRRLVQAVDEEARSLIGETDDVAAPEPSFPFVPRIARLPRDRPLDRALDRQIERPAPPAPEPEERFGGVSAVERDSLTSLLEAVPSFRGDMVVPERPSQPEPPAIEPASQEPEADEPPAAVASAGAGSAYADVLMPRAVAGHRDRLTGTTDRQAEADGVRPGRRAAVPSWDEIVFGTRRKKQD
- a CDS encoding sulfurtransferase, producing MKPIITASEYVSESTGPRPPVLLDVRWQLGGPHGRADYEAGHIPGAVFVDLDAELAGPAGGGGRHPLPDPEAFGAVMRRAGVSPDTPVVVYDGGQGWAAARAWWLLRWTGHRDVRVLDGGLAAWTGELSDETPHPAPGDFRPEPGALPLLDADGAAALAHSGLLLDARAAERYRGDVEPIDRVGGHIPGAVSAPTTGNVAEDGRFLPAEALASRFAALGVDGGAEVGVYCGSGVSGAHEVLALEIAGQRAALYAGSWSEWSSDESRPVATGPDPR